The Pseudomonas sp. PDM14 genomic interval ACAGCTTCTCGGCGATCTGCCGCGCCGGCAGGCCGCGGGCGAACATCACGAAAATCTCGAATTCACGCTGGGTCATGTCGCGCAGGCGCGGGTCGTGCCCCTCGCCCTTGTGCGGGTTGCAGGCCATCTGCGTGGCCAGGCGCTGCTCCAGGTAGACATGCCCGGCCGTGACCCAGCGCACCGCCTCGAGCAACACTTCGGGGCTCGCGCTCTTGCTCACGTACCCCGTGGCGCCGGCCTCCAGCGCCTGGCGCACCAGGCTCAGCTCGTCATGCAGACTGAAGAACAGCACACGCAGTTGCGGCAGGCGCTGGCGCAGGCGTCGGGTCGCCTCGAAGCCGCTGATACCAGGCAAGCCGATGTCCATGATGACCAGGCTGGGGATGCTTTCCTGCACCCGCTGCTGGGCCTCCTCGCCGCTCGCCGCCTCGCTTACCTGCACCTCGGGAAACACCGCGCGCAGCAGGCTGGCGTAGCCCTGGCGGACCACGGCGTGATCGTCGACCAGCAGAATCTTCATGGGTGGTTCTCCACAGGCAGGCACAGTAGAAGGGTCCAGCCGCGCCGCTGACGGCGGGCGATTCGCAGCTCGCCACCGAGTTCGCTTGCGCGGCGCATCATCGATTGCAAACCCAGGCCGGCGCTGTCGCCGGCACCGCCGCGGCCGTTGTCACTGAGCACGAACATCAACCGCCCACTGCGCCATCGCAGGCGGAGACGCACCTGGCTGGCCACGGCGTGCCGGGCCACATTGCTCAGCGCTTCCTGCAGCAGCAGGCGGATCGCGCGAACCGCTTCGGGTCGCAACGCCGACAGGCTGAACGGAACATGCAGAACACAGCGCAAGCCATGATCACGCTGCCAGCGCGAGGCAAGCGCCTGCAGCATCGGTTGTAGGCGTTCCGGCTCACCAGGCAGGCCATCGAGCACGCGCCGGAAGCCCTCCTGCAGCGCCTGGCAGTTCTGCGCCAGTGCCGCAACGTTCGGCTGCATCGGCGCCTCGCCGACGAGCGCGAGCACGGCGAGTTGCGCGCGGATGGCTACCAGGTACTGGCCGAGGTCATCGTGAACCAGCTGCGCCAGGCGTGTACGCTCGGCACGCCGCAGTTGGTTCAGCTGCCGTTGCAGCGCGGCATTGCGCGCCTCGCTGCGCTGCAGCTGCTGGTGCACTGTTTCCGGCGCGTTGCGCAGGTCCGGGTATGCAGGTGCGGCACGGGTGTCGAGACAGCGGACGTTGGGCATGGCGCGATTTCAGTTGAGCTGCGTCGCGTCATCGACCAGGGTCGCGTAGACCGGCCCGGGCGCCGTGTCGATCACCAGTAGCGTGGCGTCCGCGCAGCGCGCGGCGACGCAGACCGGCAACGCCTGGCCGTGATGCGCCTCACTGACGGGCTGCGCCGTAACCGGGGTGCCGTCGGCAACGGTCAGCAGGCGGTCGAAACCGATCAGGCTGGCGATCAGCAGCAGGTTGAGAATCAGGGTCTTGAGCGTGGTCATGGCGCACACCTCTTGTTTTGGTTCCGCATGCGCTCATGCTAGTGCCGTGGGCCTGGTGACCCTCTACTACCTTGGTACGAGGGCACTGGTACTTTCTGCATATTTCCCCGACTCTGGCGCCTTCCTATGCTGAGGACGCTGGCGCAGTTTCCGTCTGTGCCCGCTCACAAGCCCTAAACAGATTCCAAGAAACCTCGGGACGCCAGCCATGACCCGCTACGCCGTCTACGTTCTGTTCTGCTTCGGCGCCCTGTGCTGCGCCAGCCTGGTGGCGACCGACCTGCAGGCTGCGCCAGCGGCGGCACACGCCGGGCCCACGGCATGAAACTGCTGCTCGCGCTGCTGCCGGTGAGCCTGGGTAGCGGCCTGATGTTCGCCCCGCCACCCGGCGACCCGCTGCGCGATGCCTACCTGGTCAGCAGCAAGCGCCTGAACTGCCTGGACGGCGACTGGCAACTGCAGCGTGGCAACTCGCCCGCCGCCATCAGCGCCTATGAGCAGTGCGTGGCGAAATGGAACGACATCTATTCGATGCTGCGCCTGAGCCACCTCTACCGCGACGACCAACCGGCGCGTGCCGCCGACCTGCTGGTGCGGGCCGAACAGCTCGACGCCGCCCAGGCAGCCTACTGGCGCCAGCGCCTCGCCGCGCAGGACAGTCGATGAGCAGCCTGGAAGTGCAGGACCTGGGCTTCGCCTACGGCGAGCGCCAAGCGCTGCAGCAACTCAGTTTTCGCTGCGCCCCCGGCCAGTTCACCGCCCTGCTCGGCCCCAACGGCGCCGGCAAATCGACCCTGATCGCCCTGCTCACCTGCCTGTACGGCGTGCAGCAGGGGCAGATCCGCATCGGTGGGCATGACCTGCGCCATGCGCCGCGTCAGGCCCTGGCCCAGCTCGGTGTGGTGTTCCAGCAGAGCACCCTGGACCTCGACCTCTCGGTGCAGCAGAACCTGCATTACCACGCCGCCCTGCACGGCCTGCCGCGTGCCCTGGCCAGCCAGCGCATCGAGGAAGAGCTGCAACGCCAGCAGCTCGGCGAACGCCGCCACGACAAGGTGCGCCTGCTCAATGGCGGCCACCGCCGACGCGTCGAGATCGCCCGTGCGCTGCTGCATCGGCCGCGCCTGCTGCTGCTCGACGAAGCCAGCGCCGGCCTCGACCCGGCCAGTCGCCAGGCACTCGGCGCGCACGTGCGCCAGCTGTGCGCCGAACAGCAGCTCAGCGTGCTGTGGACCACTCACCTGTTCGACGAAGTACAGGACGACGACGCCCTGCTCATCCTTCACCGCGGCCAACTGGTCGCCCAGGACCGCGCCGCGGCGATCAGCGCCCGTCACGGCCAGGGCAGCCTGGCCCAGGCCTTCACCCAGCTGACCGCCGAGGCGACGGCATGAGCGCCTACTGGGCCTGCTTCTGCGGCGTGGCCTGGCGCGAGTGGCTGCGCTTCATCCAGCAGCGCTCGCGCTTCTTCAGCGCCCTGGTGCGCCCGCTGCTGTGGCTGGTGGTGTTCGCCGCCGGCTTTCGCAGCGCACTGCACATCGAGGCGCTGGAACCCTACGTCGGCGCGGTGAACTACGAGACCTACGCGGTACCCGGCCTGGCCTGCATGATCCTGCTGTTCAACGGCATGCAGAGTTCGCTGTCGATGGTCTACGACCGCGAGATGGGTAGCATGCGCGTGCTGCTGACCAGCCCGCTGCCGCGCGCCTTCCTGCTCGCCAGCAAGCTGCTGGCCACGGCGATGGTCTCGCTGCTGCAGGTCTACGCCTTCCTCGCTATCGCCTGGCTGTATGGCGTGCAACCACCAGCGCTGGGCCTGCTCGCCGCGTTGCCGGCGCTGCTATTGGCGGCACTGCTGCTCAGCGCCCTCGGCCTGCTGCTGTCCAATCACATCCGCCAGCTGGAGAACTTCGCCGGGGTGATGAATTTCGTCATCTTCCCGCTGTTCTTCCTCTCTTCGGCGCTCTACCCGCTGCGACAGATGCGCGAAGCCAGCGAATGGCTGTACTGGCTCAGCGCAATCAACCCGTTCAGTCATGCCGTGGAACTGGTGCGCTTCGCCCTGTACGAGCGCCTCAACCTGCTCGCGCTGCTGGTATGCCTGGGCCTGACGCTGCTGTGCAGCGCCCTGGCGGTGCTCACCTTCAACCCGCAACACGCCGCTGTGCGCCGCTCGGCCCCGTGAGGGTCGGCGCCATAAAACCAGTACTTTGGTCGTAGTTTTCCCTCACGAACGTAGCATTTCCAGCGGGCAGGCCTTGTGGCTCTAATGGCCTATAGCCTGCCAACCCGCACCACCGCCCTCTGGCGTGCAGCGTGGCCGAGCGGACTCTTTTAATAAAATCGACCCGGGAATCAGCTCATGCGGAAGTCGATCATCTGCCTCACCCGCTCCACCCTGCTCGGCCTGTGCCTGCTGAGCGGTACCGTGGCGGCTGCCGAACCTGCCCTGTTCAACGCCGACGGCTATCGCCAGACGCAATACCGCAGCCCCACACCGCCAACCGCCGACGGCGCACGGACCCTCGATACCGCCAGCCTGCAACAGCTGCTGCGCGAACAGCCGCAGACCGTGCTGATCGATGTGTTCCGCCAGCAATGGCTGAACCAGCGCTTCATCCCCGACACCCCGCCCCACGCCAACCTGCCGGGCAGCCTGTGGCTGGCCAACGTCGGCGATGGCAGCCTGGAGCCGCAGTGGCAACAGTATTTCGAGGCGAACCTGGCGCGCGTCAGCGGGCAGCGCAAGGAACGCCCGCTGGTGTTCTACTGCAAGTCCGACTGCTGGCTGTCCTGGAACGCCATCAAGCGCGCGCGCGCGCTGGGCTACACATCACTCTACTGGTACCGTGACGGTATCGATGCCTGGCAGCAAGCCGGCCTGCCCCTGCACCCGGCCCAGCCCGCAGCACTGCCCTGAACACCTGCCAGCAATACCCTGCGTGCGGCACGATAATCATAAGAACGAGGTCCACAGGCCATGTACAAGATACTGATTGCAGACGATCACCCGCTGTTTCGCGAAGCGATCCACAACGTCATCCGTGACGGCTTCCCGGAGAGCGAGATCCTCGAGACTGCCGACCTCGACAGCGCCCTGGTGCTGACCCAGGAACACGACGACCTCGACCTGATCCTGCTCGACCTGAACATGCCCGGCATGCACGGCCTCGGCGGCCTGATCAACCTGCGCAACGAGGCGCCGACCATCCCCGTGGTAATCGTCTCCGCCGAGCAGGACAAGCAGATTGTCCTGCAGGCCATCACCTACGGTGCCGTCGGTTTCATCACCAAGTCCTCGCCGCGGGCGCAGATGACCGATGCCATCGAGCAGATCCTCAATGGCAACGTCTACCTGCCCTCGGACATCATCCGCACGCAGAAGAGCAGCACCCGGCGCACGCAGAACGAACCGAGCATTCCACCAGAACTGCTGCAGGCGCTGACCCGCAAGCAACTGCTGGTGCTGGAGCGCATGACCAAGGGCGAATCGAACAAGCAGATCGCCTATAACCTCGACATTGCCGAAACCACGGTCAAGGCCCACGTCTCGGCAATCCTGCGCAAGCTCAACGTGCACAATCGCGTGCAGGCCATCCTGTCGGCCGGCGACATCGACTTCGCTGCGTACCTGCGTCGCTGATGCTGCGCGTCATCCTGCTCACGGCGCTGGCGATGCTCGCCTTCGCCGGCAACTCGCTGCTGTGTCGCGTGGCCCTGCGCGACAGCGAGCTCGACCCCGCCAGCTTTACCGCTATACGTCTGGTATCTGGCGCCCTGGTGCTGTGCCTGCTGGTCATGCTGCGCGGCAAGGGTCGCGTGCAGGGCGACTGGCGCTCGGCGCTGGCGCTGTTCGGCTACGCCGCTGGGTTCTCCTTCGCCTATGTCGAACTCGACGCCGGCACCGGCGCGCTGGTGCTGTTCGGCGCGGTGCAGGCGAGCATGATCGGCTACGGCTGGCTGCACGGTGAACGCCTGCGCGCGTTGCAGATCGTCGGCCTGCTTTGCGCCATAGGCGGCCTGCTGCTGTTGCTCCTGCCCGGCGCCAGCGCACCACAACCGCAGGCCGCCGGGATGATGCTGCTGGCCGGCGTGGCCTGGGCCTTCTACTCGTTGCTCGGCCGTGGCAACAGCGACCCGCTGGCGGCCACCGCTGGCAATTTCCTGCGCAGCCTGCCGGCCCTGCTGCCGCTGTGCCTGCTCTACTACCCGCATCTGCAATGGGACCGTCTCGGCGCGTTCTACGCGCTGCTCTCCGGCGCCCTCGCCTCGGGCATCGGCTACGCCATCTGGTACACCGCCCTGCCACACCTGCGTGCCATGCAGGCCGCCAGCGTGCAGCTCAGCGTACCGATCATCGCCGCCGTCGCCGGCGCCTTGCTGCTCGGCGAACAACTGAGCCTGCGCCTGCTGATCGCCTCGGTGGCGGTGCTGGGCGGGATTGCACTGATTCTGCTGGTCAAAGCCAAAGCCTGACCCCGCCGCTATCCCTAGATTGATTGATGATTGATCGTTCCCACGCTCCGCGTGGGAATGCAGCTCTCGACGCTCCAGCGTCCACCCGCAGCTTTGCGCAGCCGGCAACTCTGTGACGCGGAGCGTCACGCAAGGGGTTACCACGCGGAGCGTGGGAACCATCAACGCGGAGCGTGGGAACCATCAGCAAACCATCAGCAAAGCCCATACACCGCGTGGAGTAGGTTTTGATCGTTCCCACGCGGAGCGTGGGAATGCAGCCCTCGACGCTCCAGCGTCCACCCGCAGCTTTGCGCAGCCGGCAACTCTGTGACGCGGAGCGTCACGCGAGGGGCTACCACGCGGAGCGTGGGAACCATCAAAGTGGTGCGCACGGAGCACCCTACGGGATTGAGCCGCCAACCCGCTTGCTAGCCGGCGCGGCGCGCCAGGAGAAAGCTCAGCGTGGTCTTCAGCTTCATCGGTTTCACCGGCTTGTGCAGCAGCGTATGCCCCAGCTCGCGCAGGCTCTGCTTGAGTTCGTTGCTGTAGTTGGCGGTCACCATCAGCGCCGGCAGCGGTTCGCCGCGGCGGGCGTTGATCGCGGTGACGGCCTGCACGCCGTCGCGGCCGTCGTCGAGGTGGTAGTCGGCGATCAGCACGTCAGCCTCGGCGTGGTAGTTGTCCACCTGCCGCGCCAGATCGTCCTCGGACAGCGCGGTGACCACCCGGCAGCCCCAGCCTTCGAGCAGGATGCGCATGCCGGCGCAGATCGCCGCATCGTTATCCAGTACCCACACCCGCGCGCCCTGCAGGCACTCCACCGCCAGCGGCAGAGCTTGCGGCGCCTGTTGCAGCACGCTGAGGCGCCGGGTCAGCGGCACCTCGATGGCGAACATCGAGCCCTGCCCCAGGCGTGAACGCACGCGCACGCGGTGGCCGAGCATGCGCACGATCTTGTCGACGATGGCCAGGCCCAGGCCCAGGCCGCGGTCCTGGTGATGCTGGCCCTCGCCGCGCTTGAACTCCTGGAACACCTCGTCGAGCTTGTCTTCGGCGATACCCATGCCGGTGTCCCACACCTCGATCGAGAGGATCTGCCCACGGCGCCGACAGCCGAGCAGGATGCGCCCCTTGGCGGTGTAGCGGATGGCGTTGGTCAGCAGGTTGCGCAGGATGCGCGCGAGCAGCTGGATGTCGCTGCGCACCCAGGCCGAGCTGGGCACGAACTGCAGCACCAGGCCCTCGCTGGCGGCGTGCTGGCGGAACTCGGCGGCGAGGTTTTCCAGCAAGTCGCCGACGGCGAAGCTGGAGATGTCCGGCTTGATCACCCCGGCATCCAGCTTGGAAATGTCGACCAGGGTGCCAAGCAGGTTTTCCACGTCCTCCAGGGAGTTGCTGACGTTGCGGATCAGCCCGTGGCTGGCCTCGCTATGGCGCTGTTCGAGCAAGGCGCTGGTGAACAGCCGCGCGGCGTTGAGCGGTTGCAGCAGGTCATGGCTGACGGCGGCGAGGAACTTGGTCTTCGACAGGTTGGCCTGTTCGGCTTCCTGCTTGGCTTCGCGCAGGCGTGATTCGACCCGGCTGCGCTCGCCGATCTCGCCGACCAGCTGGCGGTTGAGGCTGGTCAGTTCGGCGGTGCGCTCGCGCACACGCAGTTCGAGGTTCTGGTAGGCCTGGTGCAACGCCTCGGAGGTGCGCCGGCGCTCGGTGATGTCGCGGATCAGCACGAAGATGCCGACCACCTCGCCACTGGCCTGCCGGTTCGGCACGTAGGAGCGCAGCATGTAGCGCTCCTGCCCGGCGAAGTTGGTCTCGGCCATCTCGAAGGTCACGCTCTCGCCGGACAGCGCACGGCCCACATAGGGCTCCAGGCGCCGCCAGTGCTCCTCGTTGTGCACCTCGCGCAGGCTCTGGCCGAGCATGCCTTCGCGCGGCCAGTGGTACCACTCCTCGTAGACCTTGTTGGTGAACTCGTAGACCAGGTCGGCATTGAGGTAGGCGATCAGCGCCGGCACATGGTCGGTGATCAGGCGAATCCAGCGTTCGCTCTCGCTCAGCGCCTGGGCCTGGCGGAAGCGCTCGGTGATGTCGGTGAAGGTGTTGACGAAGCCGCCAGTGGGCAGCGGGTGGGTGCGCACTTCGAGCATGCGCCCGTCGAACAGGCGCTGCTCGCACTCCAGCAGCGGCGCGCCCTGGGCGTCCAGGCTGGCCGGCGTGAGCAGGGCCAGCTCGCTGTCGGCCATGACTTCGGCAAACGGCCGGTGCGCCTCGATCGGCGCCAACCCGCAGAGTTCGAGGAAACGGTGGTTCCACAACTCCAGGGTGCCGTCGGCGTTGACCATCGCCACGCCCTGGGACAGGTTGTCGACGGCGCGCTGTAGCAGCCGCGACTTCTGCGCCAGGGCCTGTTCGCGGCGCTGGGTTTCGCTCTGCTTCAGCTCGGTGATGTCGGTGTAGAGGATCACCAGGCCGCCTTCGCGGGTCGGCCGCTCACTGACCTGCACCCAGCGCCCGCTCATCAGGCGGAACACCGTGTGGCCCTCGCCACGGCCGCGGTGCTCCTCGACGATCAGGCCGGTGCTCTCGGCCAGGCGCTTGATCTCCGACAGGCGCGTGCCGGCGGCGATGCGCGCCCGCGTGCGCGACCAGAATTCCTTGAAACGGCTGTTGAACAGGACGATGCGCTGGTCCTTGTCGAACAGTACGAAGGCGTCGGAGATGCTCTCGATGGCGTCGATCAGGTGCTGGTGCGCGGTCTCGGCCCGCAGGCGTGCATCGCTGAGCAGCTGGTTGCTGGACTTCAGCTCGGTCATCGCCTGGTTCAGCGCGTCGGTGCGCTCGCGCACCTGTTCGGCCAGCACCACCGAATGCTGGAACGCCGCGTAGCCGTCCGAACGCAGCGAATGGCCGGACTCCACGCGCTCGATCAGCGCCGCGTTGATCGTGCGCAGGCGTGCGTTTTCCGCCTCCAGGGCGGCCAGGCGCGCCTCGCCGTCACTCGTGCGCGCGGCCTGGGCGTCCAATGGCAACCCCGGTGAAGGTCTGGTTGATGTGCATGCCATTGAACTGTTCCCCGTAGGTGTTGAAGCCGATCACCCGCTGCTCGCGGAGAAAGTCGGAGACATCGCTCATGCTGCTGCCCGCCGAGACCTCCAGGCGGCGCAACACGCAGTCGCAGCCGATGGTCAGCAGCGGCGGGCCGAGGCGCGCGCGCAGGCGCTCGAACTGCTGCTGCAGGTTGGGCATCAGCGGGCCGGGCGTCATCGCAGTGAGGACGATGCCGTTCTCCACCGCGCAGTAGAACGTCAGGCTGCGGTCGGCGTTGACCTGCTGGATCGAGCGAATGTAGTACTGGTCCTTGATGCGCACGGCCAGCGGGTGTGCGGCGAAGGTGCGCATGTCCAGATCGGCCAGCGGCACGCCGATCAGCCGCGCGTACTCCTCGGCCGCCGGTGCGGCATTCAGTTCGTAGACCCGACGCAGCTCGGAGTCGGCCTGGGTGACCACCAGTTTCTCCTGGCGCGGCTCGATGTGGTGGGTGGTGAACACCTCGAAATCCAGCCAGGTATTGACCAGCACCACCACGGCCGCACCGCTGTGAAACTCGCCGTCGTAGTAGACGTGGGTGCAGGTCAGGTGGTTGTCGTCGCCGGCCGAACCGCCGAAGTGCGGGATGCTGCCCAGCGCGGCGCTGAGCGCGGCGAGCACCACTTCCTCACGGCTGGAAAGGCCGTCGAGCAGGGTCAGGGCAAAGCTGTGGTCGGTGATCGGCGCCAGCGCGTTGCCGCGACAGTCGCGCACCAGGCGTTCGACCAGTTGTTGGGCGTCGATCAGGTTGAAGCGGTCCATCTCGTCGATCAGCGCGCTGGCGATGGAGAAGTTGCGGTGATCGAAGCCGATGGCGCTGACGCAGCCCTGGCCATAGCCCTGCGCAGTGATCTCGCCGGCGGTGGTGCAACCGACCACGCGGATACCGCCAAAGTACTCGTGCAGCGCCGGGCCGAGGCTGGCCAGGTCGTATTCCGCCGAGCAGAAGAACAGCACGAAACCCAGATCCGGGTGCATCAACTGGCGCGCCAGTTCCTGCGCCACCGACTCGGCATCGCGGGCATGCGATACGGCAGTGACGACACCTTCAGTTTCCCCACGCCGCATCGGCCCACCCCATCAACATCTGTTGCCGTAGTGGTCATTCTAGGAAGCGGCCCGGGCGCGCCCCATGCTACTTGGGTCGCGAAGGGTCTAGTCCGAAAGTAGCGCTCGGACGGACGGCAATGGAGTGGGCTGGTCACCCAGAGGACGAAGCCTGCCCATCGGCCTCAGGCGCGGCTTCGGTCGTTGCTCTGACGTAGGGGCGCCGTGCGCACCGCAAATGCCGGCGGTGCGCACGGCATGCACACCCTACGGGCGGATCAGAGCGGCCAGCACAGCAGCGTTACCAGCAGCATGCCGCTGTAGAAGCCAATCTCCAGGGTTTCGCTGAGCGGCTGGATGCGCCGCAGCGCGCCGTAGATATGCACCAGGATCATCAGCAGGGCGACCGCCGCAAGCACCTGGTAGGTGAACAGCAACGCCTCGCCGGTCAGCGCGGCGCGCAGCATCAGCGCTTCGACGATGAGGATGAACGCGCCCAGGCAGCGGCCAAAGTAGATCGCCAGGTGGGTTTCGCGGGGAATCGCCCAACCCATCAGGCGCGCCCACAGCAGCGGTACGCAGAAGATCGGCAAGGCGAATACCAGGGTGGTGCCGATGGCCAGCCAGAGGAGGAAGTCCTGGCTGTAAGCAGTCCAGAGTCCAATCACGGTGATGTTCCTTGTTGTTATGAAAGAAGGCGGGCCACTTGCTCGTGCCCACCTTTCCGGTCCCTGCGGCGAACCGGCATCACCGGCTCGCTGGGGTATTGCGCAGCTGGCTTACCAGTTGAGGACGGCACCGACGGCGAAGGTGTCGGAATCCTCGTTGAGGCCGCTGCCTTCGGCCGCGTCGATCTCGTACTGGTTGTACTCGGCGACCAGCTTGAGGTTGTCGTTGATGGTGCGGAAATAGGCGATGCCGCGGGTCTCGTAGTCGGCTGCAACGCCCAGGCCGTTGCCGTCGTCCTCGGTCTTGCCGTAGGACAGGGCGAAGCGGTTCTTGCCGAAGGTGTAGGAGCCCTGCAGCAGATAGCCGTCGCTGTCGATATCGCGCAGGGTCGGCTCGCCCAGGTTGTTGGTGAAGAACGGGTTGATGCCCTTGGCCTGGAAGCCCGAAGCGGTCACCGAGAAGCCGGCGATCTTTGCCTGCACGCCGTAGCCGAGGCCCTTGGAGGTCACGTCGTCGACCGAGTCGTCGGTGTTTTCCGAGGTCTGGTAGGCCCCGTTGAGCCAGGAGTAAATGGTCGCGCCAGCGGCATCGAACTGGTAGCTGACTTCCGACTCGTAGCGCGGCTGGTCCTGGTAGGCCTTGCCGACGGCGCTGTCGTCGTTGGTGTCGACCGGGTCCATGATGCCGACCGCGAAACGCAGGCCTTCGGCCAGGTTGTTGTTGCGGTAGGTGATCTGCGAGGTCGGGAACGGGTACGGGTAGCCGGTGCCGATGTTGCCGAAGGACACGCCGGTGCCGTCGACCAGGCCCAGGGTGTCGCTGGAGTTGCCGTAACCGGCGAGCATCTCGTCGAGGAAGATGTTCGAGCGCGAGAACAGACCGAAGTCCTTACCGACCAGCACTTCGCCCCACTCCGGGTTGGCCACGGTGCCGTAGAACTGACGCACGTCGATGGCGGTGTCGGTGCCGTTGGTTTCGCTGTCGTTGATGGTCACCCAGAAGGAGGCGCGGCCACCGAGCTTGAGGTCGT includes:
- a CDS encoding response regulator transcription factor, giving the protein MKILLVDDHAVVRQGYASLLRAVFPEVQVSEAASGEEAQQRVQESIPSLVIMDIGLPGISGFEATRRLRQRLPQLRVLFFSLHDELSLVRQALEAGATGYVSKSASPEVLLEAVRWVTAGHVYLEQRLATQMACNPHKGEGHDPRLRDMTQREFEIFVMFARGLPARQIAEKLCISSKTVSNHMTLLKQKLQVASQAELVHLAIDTGVLRTGEQGARLSA
- a CDS encoding sensor histidine kinase — translated: MPNVRCLDTRAAPAYPDLRNAPETVHQQLQRSEARNAALQRQLNQLRRAERTRLAQLVHDDLGQYLVAIRAQLAVLALVGEAPMQPNVAALAQNCQALQEGFRRVLDGLPGEPERLQPMLQALASRWQRDHGLRCVLHVPFSLSALRPEAVRAIRLLLQEALSNVARHAVASQVRLRLRWRSGRLMFVLSDNGRGGAGDSAGLGLQSMMRRASELGGELRIARRQRRGWTLLLCLPVENHP
- a CDS encoding ABC transporter ATP-binding protein, which codes for MSSLEVQDLGFAYGERQALQQLSFRCAPGQFTALLGPNGAGKSTLIALLTCLYGVQQGQIRIGGHDLRHAPRQALAQLGVVFQQSTLDLDLSVQQNLHYHAALHGLPRALASQRIEEELQRQQLGERRHDKVRLLNGGHRRRVEIARALLHRPRLLLLDEASAGLDPASRQALGAHVRQLCAEQQLSVLWTTHLFDEVQDDDALLILHRGQLVAQDRAAAISARHGQGSLAQAFTQLTAEATA
- a CDS encoding ABC transporter permease, which produces MSAYWACFCGVAWREWLRFIQQRSRFFSALVRPLLWLVVFAAGFRSALHIEALEPYVGAVNYETYAVPGLACMILLFNGMQSSLSMVYDREMGSMRVLLTSPLPRAFLLASKLLATAMVSLLQVYAFLAIAWLYGVQPPALGLLAALPALLLAALLLSALGLLLSNHIRQLENFAGVMNFVIFPLFFLSSALYPLRQMREASEWLYWLSAINPFSHAVELVRFALYERLNLLALLVCLGLTLLCSALAVLTFNPQHAAVRRSAP
- a CDS encoding PQQ-dependent catabolism-associated CXXCW motif protein codes for the protein MRKSIICLTRSTLLGLCLLSGTVAAAEPALFNADGYRQTQYRSPTPPTADGARTLDTASLQQLLREQPQTVLIDVFRQQWLNQRFIPDTPPHANLPGSLWLANVGDGSLEPQWQQYFEANLARVSGQRKERPLVFYCKSDCWLSWNAIKRARALGYTSLYWYRDGIDAWQQAGLPLHPAQPAALP
- a CDS encoding response regulator transcription factor, with the translated sequence MYKILIADDHPLFREAIHNVIRDGFPESEILETADLDSALVLTQEHDDLDLILLDLNMPGMHGLGGLINLRNEAPTIPVVIVSAEQDKQIVLQAITYGAVGFITKSSPRAQMTDAIEQILNGNVYLPSDIIRTQKSSTRRTQNEPSIPPELLQALTRKQLLVLERMTKGESNKQIAYNLDIAETTVKAHVSAILRKLNVHNRVQAILSAGDIDFAAYLRR
- a CDS encoding DMT family transporter, producing MLRVILLTALAMLAFAGNSLLCRVALRDSELDPASFTAIRLVSGALVLCLLVMLRGKGRVQGDWRSALALFGYAAGFSFAYVELDAGTGALVLFGAVQASMIGYGWLHGERLRALQIVGLLCAIGGLLLLLLPGASAPQPQAAGMMLLAGVAWAFYSLLGRGNSDPLAATAGNFLRSLPALLPLCLLYYPHLQWDRLGAFYALLSGALASGIGYAIWYTALPHLRAMQAASVQLSVPIIAAVAGALLLGEQLSLRLLIASVAVLGGIALILLVKAKA
- the nahK gene encoding hybrid sensor histidine kinase/response regulator NahK/ErcS' yields the protein MACTSTRPSPGLPLDAQAARTSDGEARLAALEAENARLRTINAALIERVESGHSLRSDGYAAFQHSVVLAEQVRERTDALNQAMTELKSSNQLLSDARLRAETAHQHLIDAIESISDAFVLFDKDQRIVLFNSRFKEFWSRTRARIAAGTRLSEIKRLAESTGLIVEEHRGRGEGHTVFRLMSGRWVQVSERPTREGGLVILYTDITELKQSETQRREQALAQKSRLLQRAVDNLSQGVAMVNADGTLELWNHRFLELCGLAPIEAHRPFAEVMADSELALLTPASLDAQGAPLLECEQRLFDGRMLEVRTHPLPTGGFVNTFTDITERFRQAQALSESERWIRLITDHVPALIAYLNADLVYEFTNKVYEEWYHWPREGMLGQSLREVHNEEHWRRLEPYVGRALSGESVTFEMAETNFAGQERYMLRSYVPNRQASGEVVGIFVLIRDITERRRTSEALHQAYQNLELRVRERTAELTSLNRQLVGEIGERSRVESRLREAKQEAEQANLSKTKFLAAVSHDLLQPLNAARLFTSALLEQRHSEASHGLIRNVSNSLEDVENLLGTLVDISKLDAGVIKPDISSFAVGDLLENLAAEFRQHAASEGLVLQFVPSSAWVRSDIQLLARILRNLLTNAIRYTAKGRILLGCRRRGQILSIEVWDTGMGIAEDKLDEVFQEFKRGEGQHHQDRGLGLGLAIVDKIVRMLGHRVRVRSRLGQGSMFAIEVPLTRRLSVLQQAPQALPLAVECLQGARVWVLDNDAAICAGMRILLEGWGCRVVTALSEDDLARQVDNYHAEADVLIADYHLDDGRDGVQAVTAINARRGEPLPALMVTANYSNELKQSLRELGHTLLHKPVKPMKLKTTLSFLLARRAG
- the nosP gene encoding nitric oxide-sensing protein NosP, which gives rise to MRRGETEGVVTAVSHARDAESVAQELARQLMHPDLGFVLFFCSAEYDLASLGPALHEYFGGIRVVGCTTAGEITAQGYGQGCVSAIGFDHRNFSIASALIDEMDRFNLIDAQQLVERLVRDCRGNALAPITDHSFALTLLDGLSSREEVVLAALSAALGSIPHFGGSAGDDNHLTCTHVYYDGEFHSGAAVVVLVNTWLDFEVFTTHHIEPRQEKLVVTQADSELRRVYELNAAPAAEEYARLIGVPLADLDMRTFAAHPLAVRIKDQYYIRSIQQVNADRSLTFYCAVENGIVLTAMTPGPLMPNLQQQFERLRARLGPPLLTIGCDCVLRRLEVSAGSSMSDVSDFLREQRVIGFNTYGEQFNGMHINQTFTGVAIGRPGRAHE
- a CDS encoding porin: MNNKNIATPKLLPFAIATALVCGLSQQASAEIMLYDKDDTTFSTDGYINAFYVNTDIDREGDQFDRRQSRVKMGFLPNWLGFNFGKQVDDLKLGGRASFWVTINDSETNGTDTAIDVRQFYGTVANPEWGEVLVGKDFGLFSRSNIFLDEMLAGYGNSSDTLGLVDGTGVSFGNIGTGYPYPFPTSQITYRNNNLAEGLRFAVGIMDPVDTNDDSAVGKAYQDQPRYESEVSYQFDAAGATIYSWLNGAYQTSENTDDSVDDVTSKGLGYGVQAKIAGFSVTASGFQAKGINPFFTNNLGEPTLRDIDSDGYLLQGSYTFGKNRFALSYGKTEDDGNGLGVAADYETRGIAYFRTINDNLKLVAEYNQYEIDAAEGSGLNEDSDTFAVGAVLNW